Proteins found in one Micromonospora sp. WMMD1082 genomic segment:
- a CDS encoding GTP-binding protein: protein MMSTSPLAPADRGATAADTRPSLTVLSGFWPSATYAVARTLLAADPALLLVRHDLADLAAGTVHRIVRDGAGVLEDERITLAHGCVSCTLREDVLPTLARLARAQPHRDLVLMLPEVVEPEAVAAACAHCLVNGAPITDLIRVDSYVTVVDAEHLLDGLASTDDLKTLGIAAADNDDRALADVVVRQIEYADTLVLWGESREGAYDTSRLSVLLERMAPWTTQVRVHEDVVDASTLTRQLRHTHRHRPETPGIFARSLQGYTLGAHEPESDCGVVSAVFRARRPFHPRRLHDVLEEVNAEMIRSRGHFWLASQPDTVIAWEFAGGALAMGSLGHWLVSLPEQRWEHVEDQRRLAAALDWDPYYGDRHQHLVFIGLDIDSVDLHRTLVGCLLTDAELADGEQTWRTYDDPFAGYFPLGAEELADTEGVRPA from the coding sequence GTGATGTCGACGTCACCGCTCGCACCCGCCGACCGCGGCGCTACGGCGGCCGACACCCGCCCGTCGTTGACCGTGCTCAGCGGCTTCTGGCCGTCCGCGACGTACGCCGTCGCCCGCACGCTGCTGGCGGCGGACCCGGCGCTACTGCTGGTCCGGCACGATCTCGCCGACCTGGCCGCAGGCACCGTGCACCGGATCGTCCGCGACGGTGCCGGCGTGCTCGAGGACGAGCGAATCACCTTGGCCCACGGCTGTGTCTCCTGCACGCTGCGGGAGGACGTGCTGCCCACCCTCGCTCGGCTGGCCCGTGCCCAGCCACACCGCGACCTGGTGCTGATGCTGCCCGAGGTGGTCGAACCCGAGGCGGTCGCCGCCGCCTGCGCCCATTGCCTCGTCAACGGCGCACCGATCACCGACCTGATCCGGGTCGACTCCTACGTCACCGTGGTCGACGCCGAGCACCTGCTCGACGGCCTGGCCAGCACTGACGACCTGAAGACTCTCGGCATCGCAGCCGCCGACAACGACGACCGGGCACTGGCCGACGTCGTCGTCCGGCAGATCGAGTACGCCGACACCCTCGTCCTGTGGGGCGAGTCCCGCGAGGGCGCGTACGACACCAGCCGTCTGTCGGTGCTGCTCGAACGGATGGCCCCGTGGACGACGCAGGTCCGCGTCCACGAAGACGTCGTTGACGCCAGTACGCTGACCAGGCAGCTTCGCCACACCCACCGGCACCGGCCCGAGACCCCCGGGATCTTCGCCCGCAGTCTGCAGGGCTACACCCTCGGCGCGCACGAGCCGGAGTCCGACTGCGGAGTTGTCTCCGCCGTCTTCCGTGCCCGCCGGCCATTCCACCCGCGGCGCCTGCACGACGTCCTCGAAGAGGTCAACGCCGAGATGATCCGCTCGCGCGGGCACTTCTGGCTGGCCAGCCAACCCGACACCGTCATCGCCTGGGAGTTCGCCGGCGGCGCCCTGGCCATGGGCTCCCTCGGACACTGGCTGGTGAGCTTGCCGGAGCAGAGGTGGGAGCATGTCGAGGACCAGCGCCGCCTCGCCGCCGCCCTCGACTGGGACCCCTACTACGGCGATCGGCACCAGCACCTGGTCTTCATCGGCCTTGACATCGACTCCGTCGACTTGCACCGCACCCTTGTCGGCTGCCTGCTCACCGATGCCGAACTCGCCGACGGCGAACAGACCTGGCGCACCTACGACGACCCGTTCGCCGGCTACTTCCCCCTCGGGGCGGAGGAACTGGCTGACACCGAAGGAGTACGACCCGCATGA
- a CDS encoding winged helix-turn-helix domain-containing protein: MGDGRVGVSVENDGGVVVTIRLPGAAGLLDADATRLLRLVGRIAARQVDGGVEPPAARDVHLLRVVPHARTVYCDGREIALTRREFDLLRHLADHPRRVFTRAQLLDRVWGHPFTGARSVDVHVRRLRVKLGADLPVISTVRGVGYRLGSAVSVEVVDDPG; encoded by the coding sequence GTGGGCGACGGGCGGGTGGGGGTGTCGGTGGAAAACGACGGTGGCGTGGTGGTCACCATCCGGTTGCCGGGTGCGGCGGGACTGCTCGACGCCGATGCGACCCGCCTGCTGCGGCTGGTGGGTCGCATCGCCGCCCGTCAGGTCGATGGCGGTGTCGAGCCTCCTGCCGCGCGGGACGTGCACCTTTTACGAGTCGTCCCGCACGCGCGCACGGTCTACTGCGACGGTCGCGAGATTGCTCTCACCCGACGCGAGTTCGACCTGCTGCGACACCTCGCCGACCATCCGCGGCGAGTGTTCACCCGTGCTCAGCTGCTCGATCGAGTGTGGGGGCATCCCTTCACCGGTGCCCGCAGCGTCGATGTCCACGTGCGGCGCTTACGGGTGAAGCTCGGTGCCGACCTGCCGGTGATCTCCACGGTGCGTGGGGTCGGGTACCGGCTCGGCTCCGCCGTGTCGGTCGAGGTGGTGGACGACCCCGGGTGA
- the rpmB gene encoding 50S ribosomal protein L28: MSRRCDVTGAEPSFGNAVSHSHRRTRRRWNPNLQNHRYWLPSEQRWVRLTLTAKALKTVDRKGIERVVAELRARGVRL, translated from the coding sequence GTGTCCCGACGCTGTGACGTCACCGGCGCGGAGCCGAGCTTCGGCAACGCCGTGTCCCACTCCCACCGGCGCACCCGCCGCCGGTGGAACCCCAACCTGCAGAACCACCGCTACTGGCTGCCGTCGGAGCAGCGCTGGGTGCGGCTGACCCTGACGGCGAAGGCGCTGAAGACGGTGGACCGCAAGGGCATTGAGCGGGTCGTCGCCGAGCTGCGCGCCCGGGGAGTGAGGCTCTGA
- the rpmG gene encoding 50S ribosomal protein L33: MARQTDVRPIVRLRSSAGTGYTYVTRKNRRNDPDRLVLRKYDPIVRRHVEFREAR, encoded by the coding sequence ATGGCCCGCCAGACCGATGTCCGTCCGATCGTGCGGCTGCGTAGCAGCGCCGGCACCGGCTACACGTACGTGACCCGCAAGAACCGCCGCAACGACCCGGACCGACTGGTGCTACGCAAGTACGACCCGATCGTGCGGCGGCACGTCGAGTTCCGCGAGGCGCGCTGA
- the rpsN gene encoding 30S ribosomal protein S14, with amino-acid sequence MARKSLSNRQARREDLVARHADRRAELKRLIVHPDTDPAVRDDAVRRLSRLPRDSSRVRLRNRDVIDGRPRGVLTRFGLSRVRFREMALRGELPGIRKASW; translated from the coding sequence ATGGCCCGCAAGAGCTTGAGTAATCGGCAGGCCCGTCGAGAGGACCTGGTCGCCCGGCATGCCGACCGCCGGGCGGAGCTGAAGCGGCTGATCGTTCACCCGGACACCGACCCGGCCGTACGCGACGACGCCGTGCGCCGGTTGTCCCGCCTGCCTCGCGACTCGAGCCGGGTACGGCTGCGCAACCGGGATGTGATCGACGGCCGCCCACGCGGCGTGCTGACCCGCTTCGGGTTGTCCCGGGTCCGGTTCCGGGAGATGGCGCTGCGCGGCGAGCTGCCAGGCATCCGCAAGGCGTCCTGGTGA
- a CDS encoding choice-of-anchor M domain-containing protein, which yields MNATVRARGFAALVAGAVVVAGTVLAPTAASAAEKVVLSKGHTDAVDVHYSDGTLSLKVHDDTVSPAVARDPADVTFQVLPEAAMAVPDDPRFAFLGPAGSQIWLLPMTQDPDLLWPGWNTTTLKTGVFEGNKVRLSLVDVQGPGNVTLFTQDSFGGPIIKFRSDDGLPDAIDVPVHTHAHSNWAFSALGSYTLKFQADATLANGTTLSTGPVDYSFVVGELSGGGPEVSLSVSGMADEYQPNDTVTLNAVQTPQTELDHYHWFSKCPGAADWSVVPGEGGASYSFTATRELNACEYLAKLYDDDHQVIATSEPVTLWVAFPPQEPGTSQTITASIDETQGSLVISVNPDDRAVVLPPAQLNAAGDRWESTGELRPVAVTDTRAGQPGWSASGQIPADFAGPDGATFSAGYLGWTPRVLAQANGQGVVAGPEVAPYVVGVGGGLGNSAVLGSASDGAGRGTAQLGAGLRLSLPTETAAGTYTATLTLTAI from the coding sequence ATGAATGCGACGGTGAGGGCTCGCGGTTTCGCGGCCCTGGTCGCCGGGGCGGTGGTGGTCGCCGGCACGGTGCTGGCGCCCACGGCCGCGTCTGCGGCGGAGAAGGTGGTGCTGTCCAAGGGACACACCGATGCGGTGGACGTGCACTACAGCGACGGGACGCTGTCGCTGAAGGTGCATGACGACACGGTCAGCCCGGCCGTGGCCCGGGACCCGGCGGACGTGACGTTCCAGGTCCTGCCGGAGGCGGCGATGGCCGTTCCGGACGATCCCCGGTTCGCGTTCCTCGGGCCGGCGGGCAGCCAGATCTGGCTGCTGCCGATGACCCAGGACCCGGATCTGCTCTGGCCGGGTTGGAACACCACGACCCTGAAGACCGGGGTGTTCGAGGGGAACAAGGTGCGGCTGAGCCTGGTCGACGTCCAGGGGCCGGGCAACGTCACGCTGTTCACGCAGGACTCATTCGGCGGTCCGATCATCAAGTTCCGCTCCGATGACGGGCTTCCCGATGCGATCGACGTCCCGGTGCACACGCACGCGCACTCGAACTGGGCGTTCAGTGCGCTGGGCAGCTACACGCTGAAGTTCCAGGCCGACGCGACGCTGGCCAACGGCACCACGCTCAGCACGGGGCCGGTCGACTACTCGTTCGTGGTGGGCGAGTTGTCCGGCGGCGGCCCCGAGGTCAGCCTGTCGGTCAGCGGGATGGCCGACGAGTACCAGCCCAACGACACTGTGACGCTCAACGCGGTGCAGACGCCGCAGACCGAGCTGGACCATTACCACTGGTTCAGCAAGTGCCCGGGCGCGGCGGACTGGAGCGTCGTTCCTGGTGAGGGTGGCGCGAGCTACTCGTTCACCGCGACCCGGGAGCTGAACGCCTGCGAGTACCTGGCCAAGCTCTACGACGACGACCACCAGGTCATCGCGACCAGTGAGCCGGTGACCCTGTGGGTGGCGTTCCCACCGCAGGAGCCGGGCACCTCGCAGACGATCACCGCGTCGATCGACGAGACGCAGGGCTCGCTGGTGATCAGCGTCAACCCGGACGACCGGGCCGTGGTGCTGCCGCCCGCACAGCTCAACGCCGCCGGTGACCGGTGGGAGAGCACCGGCGAACTCCGGCCGGTCGCGGTGACCGACACCCGTGCCGGCCAGCCAGGGTGGAGCGCGTCCGGGCAGATCCCGGCGGACTTCGCCGGACCGGACGGAGCGACGTTCAGCGCCGGCTATCTCGGCTGGACGCCGCGTGTCCTGGCTCAGGCAAACGGGCAGGGCGTGGTTGCTGGTCCGGAGGTGGCTCCGTACGTCGTCGGGGTCGGCGGCGGCCTCGGCAACAGCGCAGTGCTGGGATCGGCGTCGGACGGCGCCGGGCGGGGTACCGCGCAACTGGGCGCAGGCCTGCGGCTGAGCCTGCCCACCGAGACGGCGGCAGGGACCTACACCGCGACCCTGACCCTTACCGCGATCTGA
- a CDS encoding DUF916 domain-containing protein produces MRLLATIAAGIALLGVVPAPPASALAAPTPPAQQEPSPAPPSAAATWGVAPSSARGPNGRPAFSYKLDPGATLTDYIGVTNHSTRPLTLSLYASDAVTTTQGGFDLLAADQEPTDVGSWVRLPRRTVTIPSTSRLDIPFTLTVPRNATPGDHAGGIVASLAGAAVDAQGNRVAVDHRVGARIYLRVAGELQPTLTVENLRVRHSGSVNPLAGGTVTATFTVRNTGNVRLAGQPVLGVAGPFGLARQSVDGAALPEILPGGELTTTVRMSGVPPLFRLTANATVTPAAVGDQILDPPPRGEPAQATVWAVPWPQLALLILLALVGWALIAARRRRAAQLARAVAAAREEGRAQAGQDIPVAAGRQPSATAGRAAPDDHPMSDADRPGPGHDNRHPTIEDTGKDEK; encoded by the coding sequence ATGCGCCTGCTCGCCACCATCGCCGCCGGCATCGCCCTGCTCGGCGTGGTCCCCGCGCCACCTGCCTCCGCGCTGGCCGCCCCCACCCCGCCGGCGCAGCAAGAGCCGTCGCCGGCACCGCCGTCCGCCGCCGCGACGTGGGGGGTGGCGCCGTCGAGCGCGCGCGGGCCGAACGGCCGGCCGGCGTTCAGCTACAAGCTCGATCCAGGTGCCACCCTGACTGACTACATCGGCGTCACGAACCACTCCACACGCCCGCTCACTCTGAGCCTCTACGCCAGCGATGCGGTCACCACCACGCAGGGCGGGTTCGACCTGCTGGCTGCTGACCAGGAGCCCACCGACGTGGGCTCCTGGGTCCGCCTCCCGCGCCGCACGGTGACCATCCCGTCGACGTCCCGGCTGGACATACCGTTCACGCTTACCGTCCCGCGCAACGCCACGCCCGGGGACCACGCCGGAGGGATCGTCGCCTCGCTGGCCGGCGCGGCCGTCGATGCGCAGGGTAACCGGGTCGCCGTCGATCACCGGGTCGGCGCGCGCATCTACCTGCGCGTGGCCGGTGAGCTACAGCCGACACTGACCGTCGAGAACCTGCGAGTGCGGCATTCCGGCTCGGTCAACCCGCTGGCCGGTGGCACGGTCACCGCCACGTTCACCGTCCGCAACACCGGCAACGTACGGCTCGCCGGGCAACCCGTGCTCGGCGTGGCCGGACCGTTCGGCCTGGCCCGGCAGTCCGTAGACGGGGCAGCCCTGCCGGAGATCCTGCCCGGCGGCGAGCTGACCACCACCGTACGCATGTCGGGTGTCCCGCCGCTGTTCCGACTGACCGCGAACGCGACCGTCACACCGGCCGCCGTGGGCGACCAGATCCTCGACCCGCCACCGCGAGGCGAGCCGGCGCAGGCCACCGTCTGGGCCGTGCCCTGGCCCCAGCTGGCCCTGCTCATCCTGCTTGCGCTCGTCGGCTGGGCACTGATCGCGGCCCGCCGCCGCCGGGCGGCACAGCTCGCGCGAGCGGTGGCCGCCGCCAGGGAGGAGGGCCGCGCGCAGGCAGGCCAGGACATCCCAGTAGCCGCCGGCCGGCAGCCCTCGGCCACCGCCGGCAGAGCAGCACCCGACGACCATCCGATGTCGGACGCCGATCGTCCCGGTCCGGGCCACGACAACCGGCATCCCACCATAGAAGACACGGGGAAGGACGAGAAGTGA
- a CDS encoding TIGR03773 family transporter-associated surface protein — MRAGAASLAAVMLALAPVATPASAEPAAATSAGADLVSVALDGGTMSLRFRDAAQVAGGVAGRDPAEVVLGPDGGLAGRVPAGPTLAFLGRPGHAVWALSAGDIGFPSLDTTGIRPGVVDDDRVTLTLDSVEGPGTFTAYTLSGLGAATPLFGSGAGVQRSTHLPAGTRTGGVVWAFDAAGEYRLTLTGSAALRSGATVRAEASYRVRVPAIEPAQAALPAPQARATQPHAEPAEAFAAPKPAAAPKVAAVPKAVKTAAGARQVIADGHVDMGPNLSGDSWTIRIKDDRTSPPVWRETADVVLHAKDKAKITVPDGADFLGKPGDTVWLLPQTQQAGLVWPGWNTQHASVVSGVKGSVTWTLKGVNGPGQFALFLTGSFGNADVLFDSAKPFPQKLDIPLNTHTHGNWAFSKPGLYRLAVQMSGTTTAGKAVTDTKTLTIAVGDSTDPNAGFGPGSDGGGNGDDGSDQGGGGPLPRTGAGWVLTAGLLGVVLVAVGAVLLLLARRRVALGNR; from the coding sequence ATGCGCGCCGGCGCCGCGAGCCTCGCCGCCGTCATGCTGGCATTGGCCCCCGTGGCAACGCCAGCCTCCGCGGAACCGGCCGCCGCCACCTCGGCCGGCGCCGACCTGGTTTCCGTCGCGCTCGACGGAGGCACGATGTCGCTGCGCTTCCGGGACGCCGCGCAGGTGGCCGGCGGCGTGGCCGGTCGCGATCCTGCCGAGGTTGTGCTCGGCCCGGACGGCGGCCTGGCCGGCCGGGTACCGGCCGGACCGACCCTCGCCTTCCTCGGACGGCCAGGCCACGCCGTGTGGGCACTGTCCGCCGGTGACATCGGGTTCCCGTCCCTGGACACCACGGGGATACGCCCCGGCGTCGTCGACGACGACCGGGTGACCTTGACGCTGGACTCGGTCGAAGGGCCGGGGACATTCACCGCGTACACCCTGTCCGGCCTCGGCGCGGCGACCCCGCTATTCGGCAGCGGTGCCGGCGTGCAGCGGTCGACGCACCTGCCGGCGGGCACGCGTACCGGCGGCGTGGTCTGGGCCTTCGACGCGGCGGGAGAGTACCGGCTCACCCTGACCGGCTCGGCCGCTCTGCGCTCCGGTGCGACGGTACGCGCCGAGGCGTCGTACCGGGTCCGCGTCCCGGCGATCGAGCCGGCGCAGGCGGCGTTGCCCGCTCCGCAGGCGCGGGCGACGCAACCGCACGCCGAGCCAGCCGAGGCATTCGCCGCGCCGAAGCCGGCTGCCGCGCCAAAGGTGGCGGCCGTGCCGAAGGCGGTGAAAACCGCCGCCGGTGCACGCCAGGTAATCGCCGACGGGCACGTCGACATGGGCCCGAACCTGTCCGGGGACAGCTGGACAATCCGGATCAAGGACGACCGGACCAGCCCTCCGGTCTGGCGGGAGACCGCCGACGTGGTCCTGCACGCCAAGGACAAGGCGAAGATCACGGTGCCCGACGGAGCCGACTTCCTCGGCAAGCCGGGCGACACCGTGTGGCTGCTGCCGCAGACCCAGCAGGCGGGTCTGGTCTGGCCGGGCTGGAACACCCAGCACGCGTCCGTCGTGTCGGGCGTCAAGGGCAGCGTCACGTGGACGCTGAAGGGGGTCAACGGGCCCGGCCAGTTCGCCCTGTTCCTGACCGGCTCGTTCGGCAACGCCGACGTGCTGTTCGACTCCGCCAAGCCGTTTCCGCAGAAGCTGGACATCCCACTCAACACCCACACACACGGCAACTGGGCGTTCAGCAAGCCCGGTCTGTACCGTCTCGCAGTGCAGATGAGCGGCACCACCACGGCCGGCAAGGCGGTCACTGACACGAAGACGCTCACGATCGCCGTCGGCGACAGCACCGATCCAAACGCCGGCTTCGGCCCCGGCTCCGACGGTGGTGGCAACGGTGACGACGGTTCAGATCAGGGTGGCGGTGGGCCGCTGCCGCGTACGGGCGCCGGTTGGGTGCTGACGGCCGGACTGCTCGGCGTCGTCCTGGTAGCGGTCGGAGCCGTGCTGTTGCTGCTGGCCCGCCGTCGCGTCGCCCTCGGGAACAGGTGA
- a CDS encoding anchored repeat ABC transporter, substrate-binding protein, giving the protein MPPADTWIKSRRLMLPLLAALLAGGGCHSEVALSANDDRLQVITTTGILRDLARNVGGDRVTVTSMVPDGADPHSYEPSLRDIRDVVYADVAFSNYLLLEEQAVIKALDANLREGAPNISLAEGAVKYAAEIIPLVEDVSLDTIWLGMRVRGTGATLGANRSSEVLLSATGADGPGRMFAYLTESFGNPSFYVDSGDGFDPANGYRDDTATLPPDAHTHMSWAFTEPGIYKLKMRARLAVDPQTAPLPMGEQTFTFAVGVDPYSLPGMPEVLNGGHADLTVDLDQRQLYLFADPEGGGDATQRVYDPARTVIEVPNKALLEVPGDRRFRFLGRPGTQVYQLPQAVLGKHVHGEIDPHLWQNVRNAIAYVQLIRDTLIGVDPGGAADYRTNASVYTRQLEELDTYVRDTIAQIPPSRRHLVTTHDAFGYLGQAYGVQISGFVTPNPAAEPSLADRRRLTETIRNLRIPAVFLEPNLAARSATLTEVAREEDLRVCPIYGDAFDRDVTTYAEMMRFNAESLRDCLTTNK; this is encoded by the coding sequence ATGCCACCTGCCGACACGTGGATCAAGTCACGGCGGTTGATGCTGCCGCTGTTGGCCGCGTTGCTCGCCGGCGGCGGCTGCCACTCGGAGGTGGCCTTGAGCGCGAACGACGATCGTCTGCAGGTGATCACGACTACCGGGATCCTGCGGGATCTGGCGCGTAACGTCGGCGGCGACCGGGTGACCGTCACCTCAATGGTGCCGGACGGGGCCGACCCGCACAGCTACGAGCCGTCGCTGCGGGACATCCGCGACGTCGTCTACGCCGACGTGGCGTTCAGCAACTACCTGCTCCTCGAGGAGCAGGCCGTCATCAAGGCGCTGGACGCCAACCTACGTGAGGGGGCACCGAACATCTCGCTGGCCGAGGGGGCGGTGAAGTACGCGGCGGAGATCATCCCGCTGGTCGAGGACGTGTCGCTGGACACCATCTGGCTGGGCATGCGGGTGCGCGGCACCGGCGCGACGCTGGGGGCGAACCGGTCCTCGGAGGTGCTCCTCAGCGCGACCGGCGCGGACGGGCCGGGTCGGATGTTCGCGTATCTGACCGAATCGTTTGGCAATCCGTCGTTCTACGTTGACTCCGGCGACGGGTTCGACCCCGCCAACGGCTACCGGGACGACACCGCGACGCTGCCGCCGGACGCACACACTCACATGAGCTGGGCGTTCACCGAGCCGGGCATCTACAAGCTGAAGATGCGGGCGCGGCTGGCCGTCGACCCGCAGACAGCACCCCTTCCCATGGGCGAGCAGACCTTCACCTTCGCCGTCGGGGTGGACCCGTACTCGCTGCCGGGGATGCCGGAGGTGCTCAACGGCGGGCACGCCGACCTCACCGTGGACCTCGACCAGCGGCAGCTCTATCTGTTCGCCGACCCGGAGGGCGGCGGCGATGCCACCCAACGGGTGTACGACCCGGCGCGCACCGTCATCGAGGTGCCGAACAAGGCGCTGCTGGAGGTGCCCGGCGACCGGCGGTTCCGGTTCCTCGGCCGGCCCGGCACCCAGGTCTACCAGCTGCCGCAGGCCGTCCTCGGCAAGCACGTCCACGGCGAGATCGACCCGCATCTGTGGCAGAACGTCCGCAATGCCATCGCCTACGTGCAGCTGATCCGGGACACCCTGATCGGAGTGGACCCCGGGGGCGCGGCCGACTACCGGACGAACGCTTCGGTCTACACCCGGCAGCTGGAGGAGCTTGACACCTATGTCCGGGACACCATCGCGCAGATCCCACCGTCGCGGCGTCACCTGGTCACCACGCACGACGCGTTCGGCTATCTGGGCCAGGCGTACGGGGTGCAGATCTCTGGCTTCGTCACGCCCAATCCGGCCGCCGAGCCCAGCCTGGCCGACCGCCGCCGGCTCACCGAGACGATCCGCAACCTGCGGATTCCCGCCGTGTTCCTGGAGCCGAACCTGGCGGCCCGGTCCGCCACGCTAACCGAGGTTGCCCGGGAGGAGGACCTGCGGGTATGCCCGATCTACGGCGACGCGTTCGACCGCGACGTCACCACCTACGCGGAGATGATGCGGTTCAACGCCGAATCGCTGCGCGACTGCCTGACCACGAACAAGTGA
- a CDS encoding choice-of-anchor M domain-containing protein codes for MEEPVTAGRARRRTRATTVILRGALATLLVLATAPTPVRAAQPAPDLSQSIAADQPLATGRVELSAGHIDIGPRYVDDRWTLLIHDGTQAQPVWRDPDDTLLRVSDAAQQTVPDDPAYAFLGIEAGEQAYVVPQVQDPDVVWLGWNTQDPRVMQTIDRGATLTLLGVRGPGTLTTYLQSGNFAPPQPLWRSAESTAQPFWVEVNTHTHANWVFSAPGVYLVAVQVSADLVNGEKVSATRTLRFAVGDAASADEAFAATADVPAPASQVPPSEDPTEADDWAGGSQTLLITALAGTAVVLAIGLVVLLLHGRGARRRAERERAIASPEGQR; via the coding sequence ATGGAGGAACCAGTGACGGCAGGACGGGCGCGTCGCCGCACCCGCGCGACCACAGTCATCCTGCGAGGCGCGCTCGCGACGCTGCTGGTGCTGGCGACGGCACCAACCCCGGTGCGGGCAGCCCAACCGGCGCCGGACCTCAGCCAGTCGATCGCGGCCGACCAGCCCCTCGCCACCGGCCGGGTGGAGCTGTCCGCCGGACACATCGACATCGGCCCCCGCTACGTTGACGACCGGTGGACGCTGCTGATCCACGACGGCACGCAGGCGCAACCGGTGTGGCGTGACCCCGACGACACACTGCTGCGGGTGTCCGACGCCGCGCAACAGACCGTTCCGGACGACCCCGCGTACGCCTTCCTCGGCATTGAGGCCGGTGAGCAGGCGTACGTGGTCCCGCAGGTCCAGGACCCGGATGTCGTCTGGCTGGGCTGGAACACCCAGGATCCCCGAGTAATGCAGACCATCGACCGGGGCGCCACCCTGACCCTGCTCGGCGTGCGCGGTCCGGGGACGCTCACGACCTACCTTCAGTCGGGCAACTTCGCGCCACCGCAGCCACTCTGGCGGTCCGCCGAATCGACGGCCCAGCCCTTCTGGGTCGAGGTCAACACCCACACCCACGCCAACTGGGTCTTCTCGGCACCGGGTGTCTACCTGGTGGCGGTGCAGGTGTCGGCCGACCTGGTCAATGGCGAAAAGGTCTCGGCGACCCGTACGCTGCGCTTCGCGGTCGGGGATGCCGCCAGCGCCGACGAGGCCTTCGCCGCCACCGCGGACGTCCCCGCACCCGCTAGCCAGGTGCCGCCGAGCGAGGACCCGACCGAAGCCGATGATTGGGCCGGTGGTTCCCAGACGCTCCTGATCACGGCGCTGGCCGGAACGGCCGTCGTGCTCGCCATCGGCCTGGTCGTTCTCCTGCTACACGGACGCGGCGCCAGACGGCGGGCCGAGCGGGAACGCGCGATCGCGTCACCGGAGGGTCAGCGGTGA
- a CDS encoding anchored repeat-type ABC transporter ATP-binding subunit, with amino-acid sequence MRALEIDGLDVDLGGRPVLRDIRLRLDRGELVGLLGPNGAGKTTLLRAILALTGTRAGQVLVEGRSTRPGRSDIGYVPQRHEFTWDFPISVEQAVMSGRTGRIGLLRRPGVPDWRAVGDALDRVQLTNLRRRPVGELSGGQRQRVLVARALALAPRILLLDEPFTGLDMPTQELLGQLFTSLAAEGHAVLMTTHDLVAAVDTCTRLVLLNGRIIADGHPADLQDADLWTKTFGVSETSPLLKLVRAT; translated from the coding sequence GTGAGAGCACTGGAGATCGACGGTCTGGACGTGGACCTCGGTGGCCGGCCCGTCCTGCGGGACATCCGCCTGCGCCTGGATCGGGGCGAGCTGGTCGGGCTGCTCGGACCCAACGGCGCGGGGAAGACCACCCTGCTGCGCGCGATCCTGGCACTGACCGGCACCCGCGCCGGTCAGGTGCTGGTGGAGGGCAGGTCGACGCGTCCCGGCCGGTCCGACATCGGCTACGTTCCCCAACGCCACGAGTTCACCTGGGATTTCCCGATCTCTGTGGAGCAGGCCGTGATGAGCGGCCGGACCGGCCGGATCGGTCTGCTCCGGCGCCCCGGCGTACCCGACTGGCGGGCCGTCGGCGACGCGCTTGACCGCGTACAGCTCACCAACCTGCGCCGGCGACCGGTCGGTGAGCTGTCCGGTGGACAGCGTCAACGCGTCCTGGTCGCCCGGGCCCTCGCGCTCGCGCCGCGCATCCTGCTGCTCGACGAACCGTTCACCGGACTCGACATGCCCACCCAGGAACTGCTGGGTCAGCTGTTCACCAGCCTGGCCGCCGAGGGGCACGCGGTGCTGATGACCACCCACGACCTCGTCGCCGCGGTGGACACCTGCACCCGTCTGGTCCTGCTCAACGGCCGGATCATCGCCGATGGGCACCCGGCGGACTTGCAGGACGCCGACCTGTGGACGAAGACCTTCGGCGTGAGCGAAACCTCCCCATTGCTGAAACTTGTGAGGGCGACCTGA